One Hordeum vulgare subsp. vulgare chromosome 4H, MorexV3_pseudomolecules_assembly, whole genome shotgun sequence DNA window includes the following coding sequences:
- the LOC123446642 gene encoding cysteine-rich repeat secretory protein 55-like encodes MALCRGRSGLLLVAMALLPLGMAMDAIGSNCAGTRYAAGSGKGNIDSVLADLVGKGSSGGFATSIAGKGNSTVVYGLAQCRGDVSASDCSACLVDAAKQLPAACSYLSDARIWYDFCFMRYDNTDFVGHSDTGAGVILVNVQAADDPKPFKTAVGKVMNKATAKSSASGSAGLGRSKYQYTPFVTIYGLAQCTRDLAPLACAQCVSVALSKFGDYCGAQQGCQINYSSCRVRYEIYPFYFPLDGAANGRATTDMTKYTKIVVHA; translated from the exons ATGGCACTTTGCAGAGGGCGCAGCGGGCTGCTGCTTGTCGCCATGGCTCTGCTCCCGCTTGGCATGGCCATGGACGCCATTGGCAGTAACTGCGCTGGAACCAGGTATGCTGCTGGCAGTGGCAAGGGCAACATCGATTCCGTCCTGGCGGACCTCGTCGGCAAGGGCTCCTCGGGAGGCTTCGCCACGTCCATCGCCGGCAAGGGTAACAGCACCGTCGTCTATGGCCTCGCGCAATGCCGCGGCGACGTCTCCGCCAGCGACTGCTCCGCCTGCCTCGTGGACGCCGCCAAGCAGCTCCCCGCCGCCTGCAGCTACCTATCCGACGCTAGAATATG GTACGACTTCTGCT TCATGCGGTACGACAACACAGACTTCGTCGGACACTCGGACACGGGCGCCGGCGTGATCCTGGTGAACGTGCAGGCGGCGGACGACCCCAAGCCGTTCAAGACGGCGGTGGGGAAGGTGATGAACAAGGCGACGGCGAAATCGTCAGCGTCGGGCAGCGCGGGGCTCGGCAGGTCCAAGTACCAGTACACGCCGTTCGTCACCATCTACGGCCTGGCGCAGTGCACGCGGGACCTCGCGCCGCTGGCGTGCGCGCAGTGCGTCTCGGTGGCGCTGTCCAAGTTCGGCGACTACTGCGGCGCGCAGCAGGGCTGCCAGATCAACTACAGCAGCTGCAGGGTGCGCTACGAGATCTACCCGTTCTACTTCCC